One genomic segment of Paenibacillus xylanexedens includes these proteins:
- a CDS encoding sensor domain-containing diguanylate cyclase translates to MLEHLRSLPASLNSRSSGDSASFAAPHSHEEHVLWMQKMDITPFDFSYLGSLLEQAYSDWNSKVGSRLARTSTFYSVWNTEGDCIGYDSDHEADSGVNARRLVLECLDKRQVLSLKGTSEHGEYLIITHPLFSRTNKDMFAVFTAVIYESNGYETSEAVVQSEALHYHTCFYRRFEYIFMTDLLHAHEQTAREEHRRSILFQIVQRMHDKMDVEAILDEVFDSMDYLYPATYIKLYMSQDQSNSDPRIKPLLVHERGEDICVRSFMEGKLIVARSHDAENRIVDVGIPLKGKQGIYGVFHIEMNEEIMEESDLQLITMMVDTAGTAFENAKLHEQSNMLIQELRLINDLTQRLNKSLHLSEIYQLSEQELKEIFQAETCCILQLNDSTNDFEVMSSNVKDVFHQSFSVDYGIAGLIYRTEEPLIIVNYAQYDKVSSFFMEDTGSMSLIASPIRVNGEVKGAILLGHSREHYFSYDNYRLLQMLSIHIGLALSNATLHAEVRRLANLDMLTGLYVRHYLDSVIHERQAHEFCGSLIVVDIDQFKQVNDTFGHQTGDQVLKQVSEIVTSSVRSEDVCARWGGEELAIYMPQVSVRQALDYAEVIRKRVAEETRPPVTVSSGIAEWNWMDEKVSVESLFYRADMALYSAKNGGRNRIVVEEQEVTR, encoded by the coding sequence ATGTTAGAACATCTAAGAAGTTTACCTGCCAGCTTGAATTCACGAAGTTCGGGCGATTCCGCATCTTTTGCCGCTCCTCATTCTCATGAAGAGCATGTGTTGTGGATGCAAAAAATGGATATCACACCTTTTGATTTTTCATATTTAGGTAGCTTGCTAGAGCAGGCATACAGTGACTGGAACTCCAAAGTGGGTTCAAGGCTGGCCAGAACATCAACCTTTTACAGCGTGTGGAACACGGAAGGTGATTGCATAGGATACGATAGCGATCATGAAGCTGATTCGGGCGTAAATGCACGCAGGCTGGTATTGGAATGTTTGGATAAGAGACAGGTCCTGTCCCTTAAAGGGACAAGCGAACACGGAGAATATCTTATAATAACACATCCCTTATTCTCCAGAACTAACAAGGATATGTTTGCCGTATTCACTGCTGTGATCTATGAATCCAATGGATATGAAACGTCTGAAGCTGTGGTTCAATCTGAGGCATTGCATTATCACACCTGCTTTTACCGAAGATTCGAATACATATTTATGACGGACCTGTTACATGCTCATGAACAAACAGCCCGTGAGGAACACCGGAGGTCCATCCTCTTTCAGATTGTTCAGCGAATGCATGACAAAATGGATGTCGAGGCCATATTGGATGAGGTATTTGACAGTATGGACTACTTGTACCCGGCGACTTATATCAAATTGTATATGTCTCAGGATCAGAGCAACTCTGATCCACGGATTAAACCGTTGCTTGTCCACGAGCGAGGAGAAGATATTTGTGTGCGTTCATTTATGGAAGGTAAGCTGATCGTTGCTCGCTCACATGATGCAGAGAACCGCATTGTAGATGTAGGGATTCCGCTGAAAGGCAAACAAGGCATATACGGTGTGTTCCATATCGAAATGAATGAAGAGATTATGGAAGAATCGGACTTGCAATTGATTACGATGATGGTAGACACTGCAGGAACGGCCTTTGAGAACGCCAAGTTGCATGAACAATCCAATATGTTAATTCAGGAACTTCGTTTAATTAATGATCTTACACAGCGGTTGAACAAGAGTCTGCATCTTTCGGAGATTTATCAACTATCCGAGCAAGAGTTAAAGGAAATATTCCAGGCCGAAACGTGTTGCATTCTTCAACTCAATGACAGTACCAATGACTTCGAAGTCATGTCATCTAACGTGAAAGATGTTTTTCACCAATCCTTTTCTGTAGACTACGGTATCGCAGGTTTGATCTATCGAACAGAGGAACCGCTTATTATAGTCAATTATGCGCAATATGATAAAGTGTCCTCCTTTTTCATGGAAGATACGGGATCCATGTCACTGATTGCATCACCGATCCGAGTCAATGGTGAAGTGAAGGGTGCCATTTTGCTGGGACACAGTAGAGAGCACTACTTTTCTTATGATAACTATAGGCTCTTGCAGATGTTATCCATTCATATCGGGCTTGCCCTGTCAAATGCCACGCTGCATGCCGAGGTTCGGCGCTTGGCTAATCTGGATATGTTGACAGGTCTGTACGTGAGGCATTATCTGGATAGTGTGATTCACGAGCGACAGGCTCATGAATTCTGTGGCTCCCTCATTGTGGTGGATATTGATCAGTTCAAACAGGTGAATGATACGTTCGGACACCAGACGGGGGATCAAGTATTGAAGCAAGTGAGTGAGATCGTTACCAGCTCTGTTCGCTCGGAGGATGTATGTGCCAGATGGGGTGGAGAAGAACTGGCGATCTATATGCCACAGGTGAGTGTAAGGCAGGCGTTAGATTATGCGGAAGTGATTCGAAAGAGAGTCGCAGAAGAGACCAGACCACCCGTTACGGTATCCAGTGGCATCGCAGAGTGGAATTGGATGGATGAAAAGGTCAGTGTAGAGTCCTTGTTTTATCGGGCTGATATGGCTTTGTACAGCGCCAAGAATGGTGGTCGGAACAGAATCGTTGTAGAGGAACAGGAAGTAACACGTTAA